The following proteins come from a genomic window of Dreissena polymorpha isolate Duluth1 chromosome 1, UMN_Dpol_1.0, whole genome shotgun sequence:
- the LOC127873246 gene encoding streptavidin-V2-like — protein sequence MLDNWCKKRNISIIGLRMYLVAIVCGVFPIVLGHALTGDEDNPFCLCEIPIPNDQNECGIAGVWRNQLKSVMKFTCVGGHIDGQYFTAVGKADGFYQLSGKYLKPDNDTTLLSWIVAYRNELYGNSNSTVAWSGIHYADEGTLYTHWLLTHFYPRPRLWKTTMINHDDFQKVC from the exons ATGCTTGATAATTGGTGCAag aaacgCAACATCTCCATAATTGGATTGAGAATGTACCTGGTAGCAATAGTCTGTGGTGTGTTTCCCATAGTGCTAGGGCATGCATTGACTGGTGACGAAGACAACCCTTTTT GTCTTTGTGAGATTCCTATACCGAATGATCAAAACGAGTGCGGCATCGCGGGAGTTTGGCGGAACCAGCTCAAGTCCGTCATGAAGTTCACTTGCGTCGGCGGCCACATCGACGGCCAATATTTCACAGCGGTGGGCAAGGCCGACGGATTCTACCAACTTTCCGGCAAATACTTGAAGCCCGACAACGACACGACCCTTCTGAGCTGGATTGTTGCATATCGCAATGAGCTGTACGGAAATTCCAACTCGACGGTGGCTTGGTCCGGGATCCATTACGCTGACGAGGGTACTCTGTACACACACTGGCTGTTGACCCATTTCTATCCACGTCCCCGCCTGTGGAAAACGACGATGATCAACCACGATGACTTTCAGAAGGTCTGCTAA